Proteins found in one Triticum urartu cultivar G1812 chromosome 4, Tu2.1, whole genome shotgun sequence genomic segment:
- the LOC125552470 gene encoding uncharacterized protein LOC125552470: MLAAVAHAGRFTFPDLGNQHCRSPSLSTEVMTKEEEALSRLDELLTKAHLYSEFLLEKMDHQLQIMLAVIQMKNRDEHVEDLNKGHGIKRKAKPKHYSDADPHTGGQGELGESLLLLLGDN, encoded by the exons ATGCTGGCCGCCGTCGCGCACGCCGGCCGCTTCACCTTTCCCGATCTAGGAAACCAGCATTGCCGCTCCCCATCTCTTAGTACAGAGGTGATGACAAAGGAGGAAGAGGCGTTGTCAAG GTTGGACGAGCTGCTGACAAAGGCACATCTGTATTCTGAATTTCTACTCGAAAAGATGGACCATCAGCTACAGATTATGTTGGCAGTTATTCAAATGAAAAATAGGGATGAACATGTGGAAGATCTGAATAAAGGACATGGTATAAAAAGGAAAGCAAAGCCTAAACACTACAGTGATGCAG ATCCTCATACGGGTGGCCAAGGCGAATTAGGCGAATCGTTGCTGCTCTTGCTGGGTGATAACTAG